A part of Patescibacteria group bacterium genomic DNA contains:
- a CDS encoding NUDIX domain-containing protein — protein MPINTDPHIHQNVMCANVYIRKGDKYLLLKRSPKKRFLPNLINPIGGKIEPNENPYQAALREVQEEAGITLKNLRLEAVILEIQPYKDKPHNWLVFHFSADWDAGELQPTEEGEFMWFTAAEIPQQPLFPSVREIIHHILNPKDGTVFATISYDEKGKVVNVEKQLCL, from the coding sequence ATGCCCATCAACACTGATCCTCACATTCACCAGAATGTGATGTGCGCAAATGTGTACATCCGAAAAGGTGATAAGTATCTACTGCTCAAGCGCTCACCCAAGAAGCGGTTTTTGCCAAATCTCATTAATCCCATTGGCGGAAAAATTGAGCCCAACGAAAACCCTTACCAAGCCGCACTCCGCGAAGTGCAAGAAGAGGCCGGGATTACGCTGAAGAACCTTCGGTTAGAGGCGGTGATTCTGGAAATTCAACCCTACAAGGATAAGCCGCACAACTGGCTGGTCTTCCATTTTTCTGCGGATTGGGACGCTGGTGAGCTGCAGCCCACAGAAGAAGGCGAGTTCATGTGGTTCACCGCCGCTGAGATTCCACAGCAACCTCTTTTCCCGTCCGTGCGGGAAATTATTCACCATATCCTGAACCCAAAGGATGGCACGGTTTTCGCCACGATATCCTATGATGAGAAAGGGAAGGTGGTGAACGTAGAAAAACAACTTTGCCTATGA
- a CDS encoding NUDIX domain-containing protein produces MTDIELLHVMDEQGNVLRTVTREEAERDNHLTPNAIMFIFTPKGEVWIQKRAKTKKHFPGVWDISACGGIVHDEKPEESARREMEEEMGFTCKLHFVEAFLNEFPGEDGSLRRRLSHLFIGVSDKIPQVNEEVEEFAAVSVTELVKRIQSQPAMYVPSFLMELEKARVAAQALGFLQ; encoded by the coding sequence ATGACGGACATAGAACTCCTCCACGTTATGGATGAACAAGGTAATGTGCTCCGCACAGTGACCCGTGAAGAGGCGGAGCGGGATAACCACCTGACCCCGAACGCTATCATGTTTATTTTTACGCCCAAAGGTGAAGTTTGGATCCAAAAGCGGGCGAAGACCAAGAAGCACTTCCCCGGGGTGTGGGATATTTCCGCGTGTGGCGGGATAGTCCACGATGAGAAACCAGAAGAGAGCGCACGGCGGGAAATGGAAGAGGAGATGGGCTTCACTTGCAAGCTGCATTTCGTAGAAGCATTTTTGAACGAATTCCCAGGGGAAGACGGCTCGCTACGGCGGCGGCTATCCCATCTCTTCATTGGCGTGAGTGACAAAATTCCGCAGGTGAACGAAGAAGTAGAAGAGTTTGCGGCAGTGTCTGTGACTGAACTGGTGAAAAGGATTCAAAGCCAGCCGGCAATGTACGTTCCCTCATTCCTGATGGAACTGGAGAAGGCGCGGGTAGCTGCCCAAGCTTTGGGTTTCCTACAGTAG
- a CDS encoding HD domain-containing protein, protein MKSKQIITNVANLVRKKFEGEGSGHDWWHILRVWNMAKHLNQEERADAFVVELSALLHDIADWKFHDRDESVGPRVAREILTKQGVQAATIDHVCDIVANISYKGAGVQNGISTLEGKIVQDADRLDALGAIGIGRTFAYGGHVGHAMYNPEEKPVLHQTKEAYSKSTASTVGHFYEKLLLLKDRMNTKTAKQLAKDRHKFMETFLAEFYKEWEGEL, encoded by the coding sequence ATGAAGAGCAAGCAAATCATCACCAACGTCGCAAACCTCGTCCGCAAAAAGTTTGAGGGTGAGGGTTCAGGCCATGACTGGTGGCACATTCTCCGGGTTTGGAACATGGCCAAACATCTGAACCAGGAAGAACGGGCTGATGCTTTTGTGGTGGAACTTTCGGCGCTCTTGCACGACATTGCAGATTGGAAATTCCACGACCGAGACGAATCGGTTGGGCCACGGGTAGCGCGGGAGATACTTACAAAGCAAGGGGTACAAGCCGCAACAATTGATCACGTGTGTGATATTGTGGCGAACATCTCCTACAAAGGCGCAGGTGTGCAAAATGGCATCAGTACTTTGGAAGGCAAAATTGTCCAGGATGCTGACCGTTTAGATGCCCTTGGCGCGATTGGCATTGGACGCACATTTGCATACGGCGGGCATGTGGGGCACGCCATGTACAATCCAGAAGAAAAACCTGTACTGCACCAAACCAAAGAAGCATACAGCAAAAGTACAGCCTCAACGGTCGGCCACTTCTACGAAAAACTCTTACTCCTCAAAGATCGGATGAATACGAAGACCGCGAAACAGTTGGCGAAAGACCGACACAAGTTCATGGAAACCTTCTTGGCGGAGTTTTATAAGGAGTGGGAGGGGGAGCTATAA